The genome window AAGTTAGTCATTGTTCAATTATGCTCTGAACTCCATCAGGTAAACACGGAGCCATTTGGTTCCGCACTTACACCACGGTCATATTGTACGTCcctatttttccccttccttcccgaTCCTTTTGAAAGAGGGCCTCAAGTTAATATCAAGACACAGTTTAGGGCCCTCACTCTCAAACTTCCCTGGGGAATTGGGGCAGAGAAGAGTTTCTTTACAGGGATGGGAGTGGGATGGATGGGGGAGGAGAGCACTACCCTGTTTCTTCCCTTTTCACCTGCAGAAGTCAGTCAAAAGCTTTGGCACCTTCTATAGAATTGCACAACAAATAGTCCAAAAGGTGGACAGGAAAGAGTTCTTTTGGCAGCATTTTATGCTGGAGAGCTCAGCCCCACCACAGAAAATTATTATAGGCTGTCaattatattatataattataGATGCCTGGGATCCAGACTCTTAAGAACTGGTATAGAAAGCATAGTAGCCCATGCCTTTGGAAGTCTCTTTGCCATAGTCCTCGGCATTAATGTCTTCACATTTCATTGTGGGAGAATTCTCATTGCTTGATGTGCTTGGGGAGAGTCGCCGACGCTTACAGGCACCAGTGTAGACACCAGAATCATTGGAATCCAGGGACTTTATGGATGGTGGGGTCTCTATCCAGGATGACcccatttcttctttcactttctctttaGAAAGGAGATCTTCAGAGAAACCAGGAGGGCTTgtcctggaggcccaaggtaagCCTGTAGACATTTTCCTCTGGTAGGAACCTCTGCTCCCCCATCCTGCCATGGAGGAGAATGTTGGGTCTGGGTAATAGCCCAAGGCATGAGACGTCTGCAGGGGGAGGGATTTGATACCATATGGGAGTAAGGTACTCGATGAGTAGTCAGTCTCATAGGAGTTCATGTCCAGTTTGCTAGCTCCAGGCTGCTGGACTGGAGTGACAAACCATCTCTGGGGAGGATTAGTCACTTCTTCAGTCTGCTGAGGAGAGAGGAGGCCATTTGCCTGAGGTACAGTCCTTTCCCCATTATAGAATCTAGCTGGTGGCAGGTTGTTGACAAACTGTTCCTGGAAGAAGGGTTGTACGCTGTACCGGGCTCCTGGGACAATCTGGTGGGATCTAGGAGAATCCGTGGGAGATGGAGTTAATCTGTCATTTTCTGAAGCTGTGTACATGCTACAAATACAAGAGAGAAAGGCTAAGGAATTGTTTTTGACCATTTGAGAGCTATTATTGACAAGCAAGGGAACTTAATGAGGTAGGAGAGCTGACAGGTTGCTGGAatgtgcttttctctctctctctttggcttgAATATGTTAAGTCAACCTACCTAACACTAGTAAGATGATCCTCAGATACTTCTGGCCTTTAAATGTAAACAGCATTTACTGTTCAACGATTTAGAAGAAAATTTGGGAAAAGTGGAAATTTAGACCTCATTCCATGGCAACATTATTATTACACCAATGTCTAAGACCTCATCTTTCTGTGTGTTCTGGTATCACCTGCTGTATACATGTCTCTTCAAGAAGGAAATCCCTTGAGTTCAATGTGATTTATTCTGAGGCACATGTGCTTTGAATGTACATGTTAATTAAGTTAGGATTTAGAAGAACATAGGACCTATGTATCAATTTTCACCCAGATATAATACTAGTTTCTTTAGAAGCACACTATACTGATTTCAGTACAACTTCCTTTTAAGTAGAGTATATTGGACATGGTTGCTAATAGCCATCAGAAGGACATATTTATATAGTTTAAGCGAATTGTatatgtagctggctggatagctcagtggtttaggtatctggcttcaaAACCAGGGGTTaggcgtttgattccccactgtttctcCGGGTAGAAAAGCCAGCTGACGCACATGTACTTTGTATAGTCATGACCAAGctaagctgtacagtcccagaataccccagaagaagagaatggcaaaccactggtgcattctctacttagaaaaccctgcaaagggttgttataagtcaaaattgatttgacagcatgcaattattattatcattattatattGATTGTACATATAGACAATAGTACTATACTGAGATATGAGAATAGTACTTACGAATCATAGTTGTCCCGAAAGCCTTTTGCGAAGGGATTATGGTCAATTTTAAGCTGTGTGATCTGGAAAGTAATACACAAAATGCTGGTGTCCATTACATGATTCACAGAAAAGAATGACAATTCCCTTTATAATTGCAAAATTTCCcttttggggaaattatatataatattctaatttaaaaaaatatgaaaaaataatttacaaGTGTTTATATtaatactatattttaaaaaaataccttctaTCTCATTGTATTTCATTCCCCAGTTTTTAAATAGCAATTAAACAGGTGCGGTACATTTTAGGCCAAAAACATTAACATGCTGAGCATATTTTATCCTTACATCAGTGTTCTGATAGGCAGTTACGGCTATGAACTGTGTTTCGGGGAAGTTAAATGTCTGGGTCTTAGAGGAATCATTCATATCTTCAACACCATCTTCTGTCACTTCCACAATATGGAGACGAGGCTGATATTTGTGCAGAGACTGCAGAACTATCATCTGGAAGAACAACACCCCAGGTTAGCCTGCAGCAGTCGAAACATTTGTTTGATATGAAAGAGAGGCAAAATCTTAACGTTATTCAACTTTGCAAGCCTCCAATACGGATTAGTTTCCCCTACATACTTTCTGCCCctttgtcatttaaaaataacagggGCTTGCTGTGTTGCAACACCTTCAGAGAACTCTTGGGTTTATTGCAGGCCCAGTTCCAAAAACTCTTTGAAGTCTTCCATCAAGCCGCAGGAGCCTGCACACTTCAGTATTTTCTGTATCAACCAAACCCCTCCCCTACCAGAGAGGTTGGTGCCAAAGTTAAGTGTGCAATCTTAcctgtgtattattattattggccccTTTGTTATTAGTCAGTTTCAGTTTTCCAAAAGAGATCTCCTGCCTCATCCAGTGTGCTCCAGTATTGGGAGATTCAGGATGAACATAAACCTTGTTGCCTgttagaaaaagggggaagtgggggggaggggcaatcAGAAGAAGGTATGTTTTCTCAGTTCCtttctcctgtactgcagtgaccGAGATATGTCCCAAATTAGACCTGGCAGCAAGAACAAACTGAAGACAAGCTTGCACCAGGCAGCACAGTATGGGACAAAAGCAACACTGATTGTATATTTAATGGTATCTTGTACAGCATCCTTGGTTTTCCAAGATCTAAAAACTTGGCATGATCCATTATGGTACCAGAAAATATTAGCAGGAAGATGCTGCTCTTTTCATTTTCCATTCATCTGGAAAAAATGGGGATTGTTACAGATCTTCCTGGCCACCCCCATCCACTGGAATAGGGCTCATCCCTTTGCATTGCTGGTACAATAATCTAAAACTTTGCACATAGGCATTGGTGCCCAGTGGACAACTACCCACATAGAAGGGTCACACACTGGAAGAGAACTTCCCTAATGAAATTCTGTCCCCGGAAGAGCACTGAGCTGCACCGTCTGGATTAAGGAAGACAGGCACTGGTCCAGGCTGAAGCCATAAGGCAAGGCAAGGCTTCTCTCCTCTCATCTCTCCCCTCCTTGGGCAGGCTCTTACCTTGCATGTTGTTGTCGGCTTTGCCACAGGTCACCCACTTGCCTCCCTGGAAGCGCCAGTGGTTAGGATCCGCCAGCACCACCTCCACGAAGACATTGTAATGGGCCGTGGGGTTGAGGCCCGTGATGTTGAAGCTCAGGAAGGGAAACATACGCCTAGTACAGGGATGAGAAGCGAAGAGCGGCGTTGAGGAAAGGCGAAGGCGGGAGAGCCTGGCTGCAGCGCTGGGCCGGGAGGAGCCCCCGCCGAGCCCCTTTGGCAGTGCACTCCGGCCTTGGCTAGCGCCTGGGCCGAGGACAGGAGGCAGATGGCGGCTCCCCTCCTGCGTTTTCTATTTAGAGAGGCGCCAGGAGAGGCTTTGGCTCCAgatccctccttctttctctctcgctttCTCCTGCAAGGGTCAGATTTaaactggggcggggggggggaggcagccatCCGCCCAGCCCAATAGCGGCCTTGCCTCCGAGGAGGCTTCTCTCGCTCAGTTGTGCGAAGGTAGAGAAGTATGTTCTCTCCGCTCCATCACTGACTTGCCAGCTGGGATTCTGAACCTGTAGCCTTAAAGCCTAGTACTTCCTGGAATCTTGGTGCAAAAAAATTCATAGTTCATTGTTTTCTTCTCTgagaaaatattgtttttcattatATTCTCCCCTGGAAATTAAGTATAATCCGTTCATACTTGGATGCCAAGGTTACTTTAGGGTATTGGAATCCACAAGCTGACCTACAAGTGCCCTCTTACCCTACAAGAAACAAGACGAACAATGTTCGTTtgcaaaagttgcttttaaatCAGAACAGTCCCATTTCTTATTAAATCCTAGAATACAAATTCGTTTGGACTGAGAAATTCAATGGCGTTCCTGCTTAGTTATTTGGATTTCAAGAAGTCTGGAGGATCAGGATAGCATTTTTACCTCATGAATTTGGGAATTCAGATGTTAAAAAGAGGGCAAGCAAAATCAAATTGgggtaatatttttttaaaaaataattaaattaattaattaatgctatggtgcatgaaataatttaattaattaattcatgtaCCATAACCCTACAAATATATTCAAAGTTTCTCTTTGTTCAGTGGTGATTCAGACACGTTGACAGAAGATTAGCTTTCACCGCCCAGCCCTAAGCATCTGAACTCGGGAATATTTGTATTCAATTGATTTTTCCCCCAGCTAGAGTGGACACATTGCACAGGTAAATAAAGCAAAGAACAGCGAATGATTTAAATGTAATTGAATGGAAAATAACGAAGCGGGAATGAGGAGAATTTAGTCGAAATGGTATCACGCAAAGGAACTGGCACGCAGACTTCTAGGCGTAAACCGGTTTCTTACCTATAGATTTGCCCCGCCTGCACTTGTGCTACGGTTGGTACAAAACTTTCAAAAGCTAACAGACCGATTCCCAGTTCGTGAAAGGCGCACTAACGCTCCCTCGCCGAATCGTTTCCTAAGAAATGCGCCGCTGTTTGAACGCATCCAGAAACCGCTTCCCTCCAAAGCCTAACTTCGGAGAGAGGCGGGAGAgcatccttctttcctttcagtcgcgtccacccccccaccccaccctcaccccccgGGAAAGGCAGCCGGCGGTACCCAAGCCGGACTGCGGTCGGGATGCCCGAGAAGGCGCTCAGGTCCCCCGACTGCCGCCTTCTCCCGCGCTTCCCAAAGCCAAGCCCGGCTCCAGCCTACCTGCCCTGCTTGGTGATGATCATCTCGGTCTGGTGTCGGTGGAACTTGAGCCAGAGCGGGCGGTTGCAGAGGAAGACTTGGGCCCGAAGTCCGCCCGCCCCGCCGGGCATCGCCAGGGCGCCCAGGCCGCCGCAGGAGCCGCCCGCCGCCGCGCTCGGGTACGGGCTATAGAGGCCGCCCGGCGGAGCGCCTTGGCCGTACTGATAagcgccggcggcggcggcgaaaggCGTCCGGCCCGGCGCCGTCGAGAAGCCGGCCGGCGGTGACAGGACGGCGCCATACGGGTAGCGCGCCCCGCCGGGCGCCTGGTACATGGGGCTCGGCTGCGCGGCCCCGGCCGTCCCGGCGTAAGGGAAGAGCGCGCACGGGCCGCCCAGCTCGGCGCCCGCCTGCGGCCCCGGCGACTGCAGGTAGTAGCGCTCGGGGCTCAAGCCGTCCAGCGAGTAGCGCGCAGGCGCCGGAACCGGCGGCAGCCCCTCGTCCTCAGCCGGGCAAGGGGAGCTCTTGCTACCGGCCTCCGCCACCGCTTGTGCCGCCTTGGCAGGCACctgcccggcggcggcggcgacgaagGAAGGCGTCTCTGCCGCCGCCTCAGCCTCGCCCAAcatgcccgccgccgccgccgccgccgcgctgcCAAACTTCTTCGGTCCCTTTTCTAAGTCGAGGCGCGGCGGCGGCGACCCGGAATTGAGGTGACGGGCAGCAGTGGCGCGCCCGCCCGCGCTTTCCAGCGGGTAAAAAGGTGCGCCGGGCAGGGTGGCGGCGCCGCTCAAGAGCTGCTCCCCCAACTGCATCGCGTCCGGGGACGACACccgccgctccccccccccccccgccgcctccgAGTCTCCCGCCCCCCCTCCTTGACTCCCCAAACACCGCTTTGCCGGTGGGAGTGCGCGCACGGCCCAGCGCCCCAACCCGCCCCTCAAGTCCTCGTGCTCCCCTCAGAGACCGACAGGGCCGTGTGACACCTTGGGTGGCGACCTCAGGGAAAGCCGCCCACCCGCTCGCGTCCCTTTAAAACCATCCCCTCCATCCACACTGCGAGTCAGCGGCCCTGGGAGTGTTTTATATAGGCGCGCGCGCCAACCTCTCCGGTAGGTGGGGAGGGGTTTGGAGGCGGGCGAACCTCGCTTCTCCGCGCCCACCTATTGGCTGGTCACAGAGACATTAATTTAATTAGACAATGCCTAATTGGGAGCATGTCACCTGTGACACTGGGCCTATGTGGCCTTAAGGAGAGCCCCCTCCCCTGCTCCCTATTTCTTTTAAAGTATTCCCCGATGATAACCCCGCAGAGCCCATGGGGAGCAAGAGACGGGGACGGGTTTTGGCTTTCTGGGGCAGAGAGGACTTGAGAGGTGCCGACAAGTCCCTTCCAGtaatggcaactctatgaatgaagcACCTCCGCCGGCCTTAGCGGAGCAGAAGCGCTCGGCGGCTTCTTGGGCTTCACAGGCCTGGGCTCGCCAATTTTAGGCGAGAGAGATCTTGAGAGGCCGGCCAGCCACTTTCCGGAGAGAGATTAAAGCCAAAGCCGCCGTCTCTCGGGCCTCAGCGGTGCCGCCTGGCCCCTAAAGTAGCCATCTCCCTTGGCACACGGGGGGCCTCTgctcccatcccacccacccccccgatGGCTGGACGTGGATTCCCTTCCTCCGTTTCTTCCGCGTCCAACGAAGAGCAGACGAGGCCGATCCACATTTCCATTGAAATGCGAAGGGTTAGCTTAAGCTCTCTCGGGCGGAAACGGCCCTTGCCCGCTCCTCGCCCGGCATTCTTGCCAGATAGATCCAAGGCGACGCGTCTCGCCTcgctctctccccttcccttcccttccctccccccccggtcagtttCCCGTTTTATATGCAACAGCAGTCACGTCGGAAAGTGTTTGCGTGCGACCTGCAGAGCACTTCACACCTTTGCTGGGATCTCCTTTAAAACCAGGCGGGGAGAAGGACGATTTGCACTCGCCTTCTAGATCGTAGAACACTTCCCTCTCCTactctttgaaaaaaaagaagggggggtggagggagaagtGGGGAGGGCGACCGGGAAGGAATTTGCCTCGACAGTTTTGCTGCTGAAGAGCAAACACGTCTGCTCTCCCCCCACTTCTTAAGTTaccaggaaaagagattccattgGGCCCCAGATGCTAATTCCGCACGCTTTATATGCTGCCTGGCCCCGGAAAAGTTCAACAGACACGCTCCCCTTTAAAAGAAATACAGACCTGCCTACTCAGAAATACAGTGGAAGTGGTTCAATAAGCTTTCTTTTGCCGAAAGTGTATGAAGGACTGTAAGGAACAGAATTATAAACACGTGCCTGGGAGTAAATCATCCTTAACTCAGCACTATCTGCTTTTGAATAGACAAATGGAGCGGCACTGTTACAGTGCCATCGTGAACTATTTGTTTGGGAGGACGCTCCACTGAAAATCGAGAGACAGACTTATAGGCACAGGGAACGCTGTTGGATCGGCActtaaaaaaaagtagctttgcatttatttatttatttatttatttatttatttatttatttatttatttatttccatttataccccgcctatctggtcatattgaccatcgttgtggattttattttattttaaaaacaacaacccaggcTAGAAGCTGCAAAGTACAGGGGGTTGTGAGATTCCGGGAAAGCAAGAAGATTAGATTGGAGGAGAAGTATTGGTTTGAAATTCAAATTACCTGGAATGTGAACAGGAATGGCGGGCTGGCCTTGCACAAGGACCGGAAGGCAGCTCATGGGATCCTGCTTGCGACTGGGGGCTTTTCCGGACGGTTTCGGAATCGCTGTCCTTACAGATTTTCCTGGGAATGTCCCCTCTAAAACCCTTCCACAATGTACAGTGTTGTCACCTCGCAAATCTATGCAGGTTTACTCGGGAGTAAGCCCCACATTTCTCACCGTGGCTTCCTCCCGAAGTAAATGTGTTTAAGAGGGCACCCTCCCTCCACTTCTCCTTTGTTGCAAACATTTGCAAACACGACCTTCCAGAGAAAAGCAGACCTCGCATTAAAGAGATACCAAGGCGTGATGGCACTGCAGAGGCCGGCGCGACCCGAGGGGCTCCGGCGGGTGCCTTCTCGCCTCTCTCCGGCGTTCATCCATCTCCTCGCCGCACCGTTTCTCCAAGAAAATCTCGATTCTGCAAACgagagaggagggaggaatgACTTTAGTAGGAAAAGATCAAGGAAAAGAGCAGCAAAATCCGGCGTGATgatatccaccaccaccccaacttCGTGCTTGTTTACAATTGGGTTCAAGAAATAAAATGCGTTTTGGAAGCGAGGTGCGAGCTTTTCGAAATAATGGTAGGGGTGGAGACAAATCCTATTGCCTTTGCTGTATTTTTATAGCTAAATGTCGAATTGGATTCATAGCGGAAGCTTCTTATATTGTTTACATTAACCCCTCCCTTTAACGATAGAATTTGGACAATCAGAAGGAAGTTTTAGTTCTATTTCAAAAATGACTTCAATGGTTAGCCTTTCCTGATCATCcagagcctttttttaaaaggttttttttctgaatgcgtaattgttgtttttaagcatCAGGATCAAACACTTAAGAAGATCTTAAAGTTAGCATCACGGGCGAAAAAAAGGACCTCTTCCCTAGTCTTGTTTCGTTTTATGAGATGGCGACTCAAAAGTAACTTAACCAAGTTGACTCAGCACCGACCGCAGCCAAATGTACTCCGATGTAAGTAAGCACGTGAAGTTGAGGACTGCCTCCTCGCTGAGGTtggtgccttccttccttccttcatgcaGCTAAAGCGAGCCTGTGTTTTGGTCGGCAGTGGGGATGCCGCCAATTTCCTCCGA of Pogona vitticeps strain Pit_001003342236 chromosome 6, PviZW2.1, whole genome shotgun sequence contains these proteins:
- the EOMES gene encoding eomesodermin homolog isoform X1 produces the protein MQLGEQLLSGAATLPGAPFYPLESAGGRATAARHLNSGSPPPRLDLEKGPKKFGSAAAAAAAGMLGEAEAAAETPSFVAAAAGQVPAKAAQAVAEAGSKSSPCPAEDEGLPPVPAPARYSLDGLSPERYYLQSPGPQAGAELGGPCALFPYAGTAGAAQPSPMYQAPGGARYPYGAVLSPPAGFSTAPGRTPFAAAAGAYQYGQGAPPGGLYSPYPSAAAGGSCGGLGALAMPGGAGGLRAQVFLCNRPLWLKFHRHQTEMIITKQGRRMFPFLSFNITGLNPTAHYNVFVEVVLADPNHWRFQGGKWVTCGKADNNMQGNKVYVHPESPNTGAHWMRQEISFGKLKLTNNKGANNNNTQMIVLQSLHKYQPRLHIVEVTEDGVEDMNDSSKTQTFNFPETQFIAVTAYQNTDITQLKIDHNPFAKGFRDNYDSMYTASENDRLTPSPTDSPRSHQIVPGARYSVQPFFQEQFVNNLPPARFYNGERTVPQANGLLSPQQTEEVTNPPQRWFVTPVQQPGASKLDMNSYETDYSSSTLLPYGIKSLPLQTSHALGYYPDPTFSSMAGWGSRGSYQRKMSTGLPWASRTSPPGFSEDLLSKEKVKEEMGSSWIETPPSIKSLDSNDSGVYTGACKRRRLSPSTSSNENSPTMKCEDINAEDYGKETSKGMGYYAFYTSS
- the EOMES gene encoding eomesodermin homolog isoform X2, whose translation is MQLGEQLLSGAATLPGAPFYPLESAGGRATAARHLNSGSPPPRLDLEKGPKKFGSAAAAAAAGMLGEAEAAAETPSFVAAAAGQVPAKAAQAVAEAGSKSSPCPAEDEGLPPVPAPARYSLDGLSPERYYLQSPGPQAGAELGGPCALFPYAGTAGAAQPSPMYQAPGGARYPYGAVLSPPAGFSTAPGRTPFAAAAGAYQYGQGAPPGGLYSPYPSAAAGGSCGGLGALAMPGGAGGLRAQVFLCNRPLWLKFHRHQTEMIITKQGRRMFPFLSFNITGLNPTAHYNVFVEVVLADPNHWRFQGGKWVTCGKADNNMQGNKVYVHPESPNTGAHWMRQEISFGKLKLTNNKGANNNNTQMIVLQSLHKYQPRLHIVEVTEDGVEDMNDSSKTQTFNFPETQFIAVTAYQNTDITQLKIDHNPFAKGFRDNYDSSHQIVPGARYSVQPFFQEQFVNNLPPARFYNGERTVPQANGLLSPQQTEEVTNPPQRWFVTPVQQPGASKLDMNSYETDYSSSTLLPYGIKSLPLQTSHALGYYPDPTFSSMAGWGSRGSYQRKMSTGLPWASRTSPPGFSEDLLSKEKVKEEMGSSWIETPPSIKSLDSNDSGVYTGACKRRRLSPSTSSNENSPTMKCEDINAEDYGKETSKGMGYYAFYTSS